In Populus nigra chromosome 10, ddPopNigr1.1, whole genome shotgun sequence, the following proteins share a genomic window:
- the LOC133704258 gene encoding protein transport protein SEC24 A-like, with amino-acid sequence MGTENPGRPNFPLTGSPFAAAPPTTTPFSASGPVVGSEASGFRPPAQPPQNAMPSVSSGPVVGPQASGYRPNNLPARFNDPPVISPPTAYVPPIGGPPFQRYPTPQFPSAHQAPPPRAPPIGQPSFQPPAGQVPSPASFHPQPQVHAVPMGSPPSRANNPQLPSDSSSFGSRANFQPPFSSMDSSYSASRANLQPPLPGYVKQANAVSQAPPMAPFQAQQGSYAAPTPTPPPTFHPQQGGFAQPPPIAAPFGLHSRDQIQHPGSAPPIGGIQGLAEDFGSLSIGSVPGTIDSGLDPKALPRPLDGDVEPNSLGEAYSMNCNPRYLRLTTSAIPSSQSLLSRWHCPLGAVVCPLAEAPDGEEVPVINFVSTGIIRCRRCRTYVNPYVTFTDSGRKWRCNICALLNDVPGDYFAQLDATGRRIDLNQRPELIKGSVDFVAPTEYMVRPPMPPLYFFLIDVSVSAVRSGMIEVVAQTIKSCLDELPGFPRTQVGFITFDSTIHFYNMKSSLTQPQMMVVSDLDDIFVPLPDDLLVNLSESKPVVEAFLDSLPSMFQDNMNMESALGPAVKAAFMVMSQLGGKLLIFQNTMPSLGVGRLKLRGDDLRVYGTDKEHALRTPEDPFYKNMAAECTKYQIGVNVYAFSDKYIDIASLGALAKYSGGQVYYYPSFQSASHGEKLRHELARDLTRETAWEAVMRIRCGKGIRFTSYHGNFMLRSTDLLALPAVDCDKAYGAQLSLEETLLTSQTVYFQVALLYTASCGERRIRVHTAAVPVVTDLGEMYRQADTGAIVSLFARLAIEKSLSHKLEDARSSVQLRIVKALREFRNLYAVQHRLGGRMIYPESMKLLPLYGLALSKSAALRGGYTDVQLDDRCAAGFTMMALPVKKLLKLLYPSLIRVDEYLLKPSAQTDEFKNIMKRLPLTASSLDSRGLYVYDDGLRFVVWFGRMLSPDLAVNLLGQDAAAEFSKVSFGKHDTEMSRKLMGVLRKLRESDPSYYQLCNLVRQGEQPREGFFLLTNFVEDQIGGTSGYSEWMVQIHRQVQQNA; translated from the exons ATGGGGACTGAAAATCCTGGTCGTCCAAATTTCCCTTTGACCGGTTCACCTTTTGCTGCTGCTCCTCCTACAACAACACCATTTTCAGCATCTGGCCCAGTGGTGGGATCAGAGGCCTCAGGCTTTAGACCCCCAGCTCAACCTCCCCAAAACGCCATGCCTTCTGTGTCATCTGGACCTGTAGTTGGACCACAGGCCTCTGGGTACAGGCCTAACAATCTCCCTGCTAGGTTTAATGATCCTCCTGTGATTTCTCCACCAACAGCATATGTCCCACCCATCGGTGGACCCCCCTTCCAGCGTTATCCAACACCACAATTTCCCTCTGCTCATCAAGCTCCACCTCCCCGAGCTCCACCCATTGGCCAACCATCATTTCAACCTCCTGCAGGTCAAGTGCCATCTCCGGCTTCCTTTCATCCTCAGCCACAAGTACATGCAGTGCCAATGGGATCTCCGCCATCAAGAGCAAATAATCCTCAATTGCCCTCAGATTCATCATCTTTTGGCTCCAGGGCAAATTTTCAGCCACCTTTCTCCTCTATGGATTCATCTTATTCTGCTTCCAGGGCCAATTTGCAGCCACCCTTGCCAGGATATGTAAAGCAGGCAAATGCAGTTTCACAAGCTCCTCCAATGGCCCCCTTTCAAGCTCAACAAGGAAGTTATGCAGCACCCACACCAACACCACCTCCCACTTTTCATCCCCAGCAAGGAGGTTTTGCTCAACCTCCACCAATAGCCGCCCCTTTTGGATTGCATTCCAGGGATCAAATCCAACATCCAGGCTCTGCACCTCCTATAGGTGGCATCCAAGGGTTGGCTGAAGATTTCGGATCGCTTTCTATCGGATCTGTTCCTGGCACAATAGATTCAGGGCTTGATCCAAAAGCATTGCCGAGGCCATTGGATGGTGATGTGGAGCCAAATTCGCTGGGAGAAGCATACTCCATGAATTGCAATCCTAGATATCTTCGGCTTACCACTTCTGCTATTCCAAGTTCTCAATCTTTGCTCTCGAGGTGGCATTGTCCTCTTGGAGCAGTTGTTTGCCCTCTTGCAGAAGCACCAGATGGG GAGGAGGTACCAGTAATTAATTTTGTCTCAACTGGCATTATTCGTTGTAGAAGATGTCGCACGTATGTAAATCCCTATGTGACATTTACAGATTCTGGAAGAAAGTGGCGATGCAACATCTGTGCTCTGCTTAATGACG TTCCTGGAGACTATTTTGCTCAGCTAGATGCCACTGGCAGGAGAATTGATTTGAACCAGAGACCTGAGCTTATAAAGGGTAGTGTGGATTTTGTTGCGCCAACTGAATATATGGTGCGGCCTCCAATGCCACCACTATATTTCTTTCTCATTGATGTTTCAGTATCTGCTGTTAGAAGTGGTATGATTGAG GTTGTGGCCCAAACTATCAAGTCCTGTTTGGATGAGTTACCAGGCTTCCCCAGAACACAGGTTGGGTTTATCACCTTTGACAGTACGATACATTTTTACAACATGAAG TCATCATTGACACAGCCTCAAATGATGGTGGTCTCAGATCTGGATGACATATTTGTTCCCTTGCCTGATGATCTCCTCGTTAACTTGTCCGAGTCAAAGCCTGTGGTGGAAGCTTTTCTCGATAGCTTACCCTCCATGTTTCAGGACAATATGAATATGGAGTCTGCTCTTGGCCCTGCTGTAAAAGCAGCTTTCATGGTTATG AGCCAGCTTGGTGGGAAACTGCTTATTTTTCAGAATACAATGCCATCTCTTGGTGTAGGCCGTTTAAAGTTGCGCGGAGATGATCTTCGTGTTTATGGAACTGATAAAGAGCATGCTTTAAGAACTCCAGAAGATCCATTCTATAAAAACATGGCTGCTGAATGTACCAAGTACCAGATAGGAGTTAATGTGTATGCCTTCAGTGATAAATATATCGACATAGCCTCCTTAG GAGCTCTAGCAAAATATTCTGGAGGGCAGGTATATTACTATCCAAGTTTCCAGTCAGCCTCTCATGGAGAGAAGTTGAGACACGAGTTGGCTAGAGATCTTACAAGAGAAACTGCTTGGGAAGCTGTCATGCGCATAAGATGTGGAAAAG GTATTCGGTTTACATCTTACCATGGGAACTTCATGCTAAGGTCCACTGATTTGTTAGCGCTTCCAGCTGTTGATTGTGACAAAGCATATGGGGCGCAGTTGTCACTTGAAGAGACGTTACTTACAAGTCAGACGGTATATTTCCAAGTTGCTTTGCT ATACACTGCTTCATGTGGAGAGAGGCGTATCAGAGTACACACAGCAGCAGTGCCTGTGGTTACAGATTTGGGGGAGATGTACCGCCAGGCTGATACAGGTGCTATTGTGTCTTTGTTTGCCAGGCTAG CAATCGAGAAATCATTGTCCCACAAGCTGGAAGATGCACGAAGCTCTGTACAGTTGAGGATTGTGAAAGCTCTTAGAGAATTTCGAAATCTATATGCTGTTCAACATCGCTTGGGAGGCAGAATGATATATCCAGAATCTATGAAGTTATTGCCTTTGTATGGATTAGCACTTAGTAAATCAGCAGCTCTCCGGGGAGGTTACACTGATGTTCAACTTGATGATCGCTGTGCAGCAGGATTCACTATGATGGCATTACCtgtaaaaaaattgttgaagctTTTATACCCTAGCTTGATACGAGTAGATGAATATCTTTTGAAG CCATCTGCACAAACTGACGAATTCAAAAACATCATGAAAAGGTTACCATTGACAGCCTCGAGCTTAGACTCCAGAGGCCTTTATGTCTATGATGATGGTCTTCGCTTTGTTGTATGGTTTGGTAGAATGCTTTCACCTGATTTAGCAGTGAATTTACTTGGGCAGGATGCTGCTGCTGAGTTCTCCAAG GTTTCTTTCGGTAAGCATGATACTGAAATGTCAAGAAAGTTAATGGGGGTGCTTAGGAAATTAAGAGAGAGTGATCCTTCATATTATCAGCTTTGCAATCTTGTGAGACAAGGTGAACAGCCCAGAGAAGGTTTCTTTCTTCTCACAAATTTTGTGGAGGACCAGATTGGGGGTACCAGTGGTTATAGTGAGTGGATGGTGCAAATACATCGGCAGGTCCAACAAAATGCATAA